A single Symbiobacterium thermophilum IAM 14863 DNA region contains:
- a CDS encoding helix-turn-helix domain-containing protein translates to MFRVEGELCGHCPGATVYQVGAFPGPRIEGQPVAMDTLEGPGRFTLDLPDGGWYLHAVGGIPDDRGTLNGLGWGSHGGIYGFGRPVAPGEPVRIHVSPLWRDLTHLPLIRGAMLSDDQWHALHRAMARLHEDLSCNIEGDLERAASLTRTRLSALFRRGVGVTMEEYRTRVRLEAAKALLVLSDAPVRDVALEVGYSAPAQLRRMFLRYLGVTPGEFRRLAQAVSESGPAQPPAAGSARRYGLAGALSRWLGPPRTGTVRGEVLYRGDREGRALYIGLFPGPLPDTYPAVWTAIPAPGPFTLRRVPEGRYYVLAAYLAARMRYPGDLGSGFAYGGYGDVDTSGDLARWNPVPVTVRPGDEVAGLRIELVDGEIIRRFGGTWLRAFLPDGR, encoded by the coding sequence GTGTTCCGGGTCGAAGGAGAGCTCTGCGGCCACTGTCCCGGCGCAACCGTCTACCAGGTGGGGGCGTTCCCGGGGCCCCGCATCGAGGGGCAGCCCGTGGCCATGGACACCCTGGAAGGGCCTGGCCGGTTCACGCTGGACCTGCCCGACGGCGGCTGGTACCTGCACGCGGTGGGCGGCATCCCGGACGACCGGGGGACGCTGAACGGGCTGGGCTGGGGCAGCCACGGGGGGATCTACGGCTTCGGCCGCCCGGTTGCGCCCGGGGAGCCGGTCCGCATCCACGTGAGCCCTCTCTGGCGGGACCTGACCCACCTCCCCCTGATCCGGGGCGCCATGCTCTCCGACGACCAGTGGCACGCCCTCCACCGGGCGATGGCCCGGCTACACGAGGACCTCAGCTGCAACATCGAAGGCGACCTGGAGCGGGCGGCGTCGCTCACCCGCACCCGGCTGAGCGCCCTCTTCCGGCGGGGCGTGGGGGTGACCATGGAGGAGTACCGCACCCGGGTCCGGCTGGAGGCGGCCAAGGCGCTGCTGGTCCTCTCCGACGCGCCGGTCCGCGACGTGGCACTGGAGGTGGGTTACAGCGCCCCGGCGCAGCTGCGCCGCATGTTCCTGCGGTACCTGGGCGTCACGCCCGGGGAGTTCCGCCGCCTGGCGCAGGCCGTGTCGGAGTCCGGGCCTGCGCAGCCCCCGGCGGCCGGTTCCGCGCGCCGGTATGGCCTGGCCGGGGCCCTGTCCCGCTGGCTCGGCCCGCCCCGGACCGGGACCGTGCGGGGCGAGGTGCTCTACCGGGGCGACCGGGAGGGAAGGGCGCTTTACATCGGCCTGTTCCCCGGCCCTCTGCCCGACACCTACCCCGCCGTCTGGACCGCCATCCCCGCCCCGGGGCCCTTCACCCTGCGGCGGGTCCCGGAGGGGCGCTACTACGTGCTGGCCGCGTACCTCGCCGCCCGCATGCGCTACCCGGGGGACCTCGGCTCGGGCTTCGCCTACGGCGGTTACGGCGATGTGGACACCAGCGGCGACCTCGCCCGCTGGAACCCCGTCCCGGTGACGGTGCGGCCGGGCGACGAGGTCGCTGGGCTGCGCATCGAGCTGGTGGACGGGGAGATCATCCGCCGGTTCGGCGGCACCTGGCTGCGCGCCTTCCTGCCGGATGGAAGGTAA
- a CDS encoding SRPBCC family protein: protein MEAVETQVLVKAPQEVVWWAWTRAERITQWFAPAATIDPRPGGAFELFFNPADRSRDCTAGCTFTAVEPMTRLAFTWKGPDLFAAVMNHPDRLTAVTVTMEPVEGGTRVTVVHAGWGEGDGWAEARRWHAAAWRQVLDSLKGALESGRGDLCCAPDEDQNQATVE, encoded by the coding sequence ATGGAGGCCGTGGAGACGCAGGTGCTGGTCAAGGCCCCGCAGGAGGTCGTCTGGTGGGCCTGGACCCGCGCGGAGCGCATCACCCAGTGGTTCGCCCCGGCGGCCACCATCGACCCGCGCCCGGGCGGGGCGTTCGAGCTGTTCTTCAATCCCGCGGACCGCAGCCGGGACTGCACCGCGGGCTGCACCTTCACCGCAGTGGAGCCCATGACCCGGCTGGCGTTCACCTGGAAGGGCCCGGACCTGTTCGCCGCGGTGATGAACCACCCCGACCGGCTGACCGCCGTCACGGTGACGATGGAGCCGGTCGAGGGGGGAACCCGGGTGACGGTAGTCCACGCCGGATGGGGCGAGGGCGACGGCTGGGCGGAGGCGCGCCGCTGGCACGCCGCGGCGTGGCGGCAGGTCCTGGACAGCCTGAAGGGCGCGCTGGAATCCGGCCGGGGCGACCTGTGCTGCGCGCCGGACGAGGATCAGAACCAAGCGACGGTCGAATGA
- the glyA gene encoding serine hydroxymethyltransferase, with protein MDALKRYDPEVFAAIQQEVERQQRNIELIASENFVPKAVLEAAGTVLTNKYAEGYPGRRYYGGCEYVDIVENIARERLKAAFGAEHVNVQPHSGANANTAVYFAFLQPGDTVLGMNLAQGGHLTHGSPVNFSGRTYNFVPYGLDPETERINMDQVAELARQHRPKLIVAGYSAYPRVLDFKRFREIAEEVGAILMVDMAHFAGLAATGYYPNPVEHAHVVTTTTHKTLRGPRGGAILCKKEFAKEIDKAVFPGMQGGPLMHIIAAKAVAFKQLSDPDYRAYCGQVVKNAKALAQALLERGYRLVTGGTDNHLMLVDLRPKGITGRDAEHLLDRVSITVNKNAIPNDPEKPMVTSGIRIGTPAMTTRGMKEAEMVQIADLIDRAITHRNDEAELDRIRAEVHELTARFPLYAD; from the coding sequence ATGGATGCACTGAAGCGGTATGATCCCGAGGTCTTCGCGGCCATTCAGCAGGAGGTCGAGCGGCAGCAGCGCAACATTGAGCTGATCGCCTCGGAGAACTTCGTGCCCAAGGCGGTCCTCGAGGCGGCGGGCACGGTGCTCACCAACAAGTACGCCGAGGGCTATCCCGGCCGGCGGTACTACGGCGGCTGCGAGTACGTGGACATCGTGGAGAACATCGCCCGGGAGCGGCTGAAGGCGGCCTTCGGCGCGGAGCACGTCAACGTCCAGCCGCACTCGGGGGCCAACGCCAACACGGCGGTCTACTTCGCCTTCCTCCAGCCCGGCGATACGGTGCTGGGCATGAACCTGGCCCAGGGCGGCCACCTGACCCACGGCTCGCCGGTCAACTTCAGCGGCAGGACTTACAACTTCGTGCCCTACGGCCTGGACCCGGAGACCGAGCGGATCAACATGGACCAGGTGGCGGAGCTGGCCCGGCAGCACCGGCCCAAGCTCATCGTCGCCGGCTACTCGGCCTACCCGCGGGTCCTGGACTTCAAGCGGTTCCGGGAGATCGCCGAAGAGGTGGGCGCCATCCTGATGGTGGACATGGCCCACTTCGCCGGCCTGGCGGCCACGGGCTACTACCCGAACCCGGTGGAGCACGCGCACGTGGTCACCACCACCACCCACAAGACGCTGCGCGGGCCGCGGGGCGGGGCGATCCTCTGCAAGAAGGAGTTCGCCAAGGAGATCGACAAGGCGGTCTTCCCGGGCATGCAGGGCGGCCCCCTGATGCACATCATCGCCGCCAAGGCGGTGGCCTTCAAGCAGCTCTCCGACCCGGACTACAGGGCATACTGCGGCCAGGTGGTGAAGAACGCCAAGGCCCTGGCCCAGGCGCTGCTGGAGCGGGGCTACCGGCTGGTCACCGGCGGCACCGACAACCACCTGATGCTGGTGGACCTGCGGCCCAAGGGCATCACCGGCCGGGACGCGGAGCACCTGCTGGACAGGGTCTCGATCACGGTCAACAAGAACGCCATCCCCAACGACCCCGAGAAGCCGATGGTGACCAGCGGCATCCGCATCGGCACCCCGGCCATGACCACCCGGGGGATGAAGGAGGCCGAGATGGTCCAGATCGCCGACCTCATCGACCGGGCCATCACCCACCGGAACGACGAGGCGGAGCTGGACCGGATCCGGGCGGAGGTGCACGAGCTCACGGCCCGGTTCCCGCTCTACGCCGACTAG
- a CDS encoding lipoate--protein ligase family protein codes for MALMETNWRLLDTGHRPGPENMAIDEAIAMAHGRGEVPPTLRFYGWNPPAVSIGYFQSMLGEVDLDAVRAGGYGYVRRPTGGRLIFHHMELTYSVVIREELLPGGVIETYREISRGLLAGMAELGVPAALSGGDRDPRRADPDGFHTACFDTASAYELQVGGRKVAGSAQTRRDGVILQHGSILLDIDVPLLFRLMRLPEGIPAERLMARFRAKSTTLAEALGRPVSWAEARDAFAAGFARALGLTLTPGQLTEREEKEAQTLVEAKYGCDNWNMRK; via the coding sequence ATGGCGCTGATGGAGACGAACTGGCGGCTGCTGGACACCGGGCACCGCCCGGGGCCGGAGAACATGGCCATCGATGAGGCGATCGCCATGGCCCACGGGCGGGGGGAGGTGCCGCCCACCCTGCGCTTCTACGGGTGGAACCCTCCGGCGGTGTCCATCGGCTACTTCCAGTCGATGCTGGGCGAGGTCGACCTGGACGCGGTGCGGGCCGGCGGCTACGGCTACGTGCGGCGGCCCACCGGCGGCCGGCTGATCTTCCACCACATGGAGCTCACGTACAGCGTGGTGATCCGGGAGGAGCTCCTGCCCGGCGGGGTGATCGAGACCTACCGGGAGATCTCCCGGGGGCTCCTGGCCGGGATGGCGGAGCTGGGCGTGCCGGCCGCGCTCTCCGGCGGTGACCGGGATCCGCGCCGCGCGGATCCCGACGGGTTCCACACGGCGTGCTTCGACACGGCCTCGGCCTACGAGCTGCAGGTCGGCGGCCGCAAGGTCGCGGGCTCAGCCCAGACGCGGAGGGACGGGGTGATCCTGCAGCACGGGTCGATCCTGCTGGATATCGACGTGCCCCTGCTCTTCCGGCTGATGCGGCTGCCGGAGGGGATCCCGGCGGAGCGGCTGATGGCGCGCTTTCGCGCCAAGTCCACCACCCTGGCCGAGGCGCTGGGCCGGCCCGTGAGCTGGGCGGAGGCCCGGGACGCCTTCGCCGCAGGCTTCGCCCGGGCGCTGGGGCTCACGTTGACCCCGGGCCAGCTCACGGAGAGGGAGGAAAAAGAGGCGCAGACGCTTGTCGAGGCCAAGTACGGGTGTGATAATTGGAACATGAGAAAATAA
- the gcvPB gene encoding aminomethyl-transferring glycine dehydrogenase subunit GcvPB, protein MALVPLLFEKSTPGKRAVTFPAPDVPTVELSEAIPADLIRQTPAALPELSEVEVVRHFTQLSRLNHGVDVDFYPLGSCTMKYNPKVNEEAARIPGFALTHPLQPEETVQGNLQLLHTLEGWLCEVTGMDRMTFQPAAGAHGELTGILLIRAYHESRGDTERNEVIVPDSAHGTNPATAAMAGYRVVPVKSRPDGSIDVDALRQIVGPKTAALMMTNPSTLGLFDPHVREITEIVHQAGGLCYYDGANLNAIMGYARPGDMGFDVVHLNLHKTFSTPHGGGGPGSGPVGVKSHLVPFLPVPVVEKQGDRYALDWDRPQSIGKIHGFWGNFGVIVRAYAYVLAHGPALKEVSEHAVLNANYVLARLKPYYEPYVDRYCMHECVLSARTLKQETGVRTLDVAKRLLDEGVHPPTIYFPLIVEEALMIEPTETEDKATLDRFIEAMIRIHDEARSNPEYVKSAPHKTPVGRLDEALAARRPNLRYRANPS, encoded by the coding sequence ATGGCGCTCGTACCGCTGCTCTTCGAGAAGTCGACCCCCGGCAAGCGGGCGGTCACCTTCCCCGCGCCGGACGTGCCGACGGTGGAGCTGAGCGAGGCGATCCCGGCCGACCTCATCCGCCAGACGCCCGCGGCGCTGCCGGAGCTCTCCGAGGTCGAGGTCGTCCGCCACTTCACGCAGCTGAGCAGGCTGAACCACGGCGTGGACGTGGACTTCTACCCGCTGGGCTCCTGCACGATGAAGTACAACCCCAAGGTCAACGAGGAGGCGGCCCGCATCCCGGGGTTCGCCCTGACCCACCCGCTGCAGCCGGAGGAGACCGTGCAGGGCAACCTGCAGCTGCTGCACACCCTGGAGGGCTGGCTCTGCGAGGTCACCGGCATGGACCGGATGACCTTCCAGCCGGCCGCGGGCGCGCACGGCGAGCTGACGGGCATCCTGCTGATCCGGGCGTACCATGAGTCCCGGGGGGACACCGAGCGGAACGAGGTCATCGTGCCCGACTCGGCCCACGGTACCAACCCGGCCACCGCCGCCATGGCGGGTTACCGGGTGGTTCCGGTGAAGTCCCGGCCCGACGGCTCCATCGACGTGGACGCCCTGCGGCAGATCGTCGGCCCCAAGACCGCCGCCCTGATGATGACCAACCCGTCCACCCTCGGGCTCTTCGATCCCCACGTCCGGGAGATCACGGAGATCGTCCACCAGGCGGGCGGGCTCTGCTACTACGACGGCGCCAACCTCAACGCCATCATGGGCTACGCCCGCCCGGGCGACATGGGGTTTGACGTCGTCCACCTGAACCTGCACAAGACCTTCTCCACGCCCCACGGCGGCGGCGGGCCCGGCAGCGGCCCGGTGGGCGTCAAGTCCCACCTGGTGCCGTTCCTGCCGGTGCCGGTGGTGGAGAAGCAGGGCGACCGGTACGCGCTGGACTGGGACCGGCCGCAGTCCATCGGGAAGATCCACGGCTTCTGGGGCAACTTCGGCGTCATCGTGCGGGCCTACGCGTATGTCCTGGCCCACGGGCCGGCGCTGAAGGAGGTCTCCGAGCACGCGGTGCTCAACGCCAACTACGTCCTGGCCCGCCTGAAGCCTTACTACGAGCCCTACGTCGACCGGTACTGCATGCACGAGTGCGTGCTGTCGGCCCGCACCCTGAAGCAGGAGACCGGCGTCAGGACGCTGGACGTGGCCAAGCGGCTGCTGGACGAGGGGGTCCATCCGCCCACGATCTACTTCCCGCTGATCGTGGAGGAGGCCTTGATGATCGAGCCGACGGAGACGGAGGACAAGGCCACGCTGGACCGGTTCATCGAGGCGATGATCCGTATCCACGACGAGGCCCGGTCCAACCCCGAGTACGTCAAGTCTGCCCCCCACAAGACGCCCGTGGGGCGGCTGGACGAGGCGCTGGCGGCCAGGCGGCCGAACCTGCGCTACCGGGCGAACCCGAGCTGA
- the gcvPA gene encoding aminomethyl-transferring glycine dehydrogenase subunit GcvPA: MRYVPITQADKAAMLREIGVSSTEELFAANIPAEVRLNRPLNLPPALTEMELLAHLRELAAQNAHTGEYACFLGGGAYDHYVPAAVDAVIRRGEFLTAYTPYQPEISQGVLQAIYEYQSLMCELTGMDLSNASMYDGASALAEAAGMVVNQTGRSKLLVARSVSPLYRRVVQTYMHGIGVELIEVPLDGVTLDLNRLEALMTEEVGGLLLQTPNYLGYLEKVREIEALVHAKNGLFVVAVDPISLGLLEAPGSYGADIVVAEGQGLGVPLSYGGPYLGVLATRDRFARRMPGRIAGATVDNRGQRGFVLTMQAREQHIRREKATSNICTNQALIALAATVYLALVGKEGLREVANLSLQKAHYAAQQIARLPGWRLAGDAPFFKEFTVLAPAAAAEVSRRLVDRKILGGLDVGADYPELLGGAAGSAGGPAAALSFAVTEKRTRAEIDRLVAALGEVK; the protein is encoded by the coding sequence ATGCGATACGTCCCGATTACGCAGGCCGACAAGGCGGCCATGCTGCGGGAGATCGGCGTCAGTTCCACCGAGGAGCTCTTTGCTGCCAACATCCCGGCGGAGGTACGCCTGAACCGGCCGCTCAACCTGCCCCCGGCGCTCACCGAGATGGAGCTGCTCGCGCACCTCAGGGAGCTGGCTGCGCAGAACGCGCACACGGGGGAGTATGCCTGCTTCCTGGGCGGCGGCGCGTACGACCACTACGTGCCCGCCGCGGTGGACGCGGTGATTCGCCGGGGGGAGTTCCTCACCGCGTATACTCCGTATCAGCCTGAGATCTCTCAGGGCGTACTGCAGGCCATCTACGAGTACCAGTCGCTGATGTGCGAGCTGACGGGCATGGACCTGTCCAACGCCTCCATGTACGACGGCGCCTCGGCCCTGGCCGAGGCCGCGGGCATGGTGGTGAACCAGACCGGCCGGTCCAAGCTCCTGGTCGCACGGTCCGTGAGCCCGCTGTACCGCCGGGTCGTGCAGACCTACATGCACGGCATCGGCGTCGAGCTCATCGAGGTGCCGCTGGATGGCGTGACGCTGGACCTGAACCGGCTCGAGGCCCTGATGACCGAGGAGGTCGGCGGCCTCCTGCTCCAGACGCCCAACTACCTGGGCTACCTGGAGAAGGTGCGGGAGATCGAGGCGCTGGTGCACGCGAAGAACGGGCTCTTCGTCGTAGCCGTCGACCCCATCTCCCTGGGCCTCCTGGAGGCCCCGGGCAGCTACGGCGCAGACATCGTCGTGGCGGAGGGCCAGGGGCTCGGCGTGCCCCTCTCCTACGGCGGCCCGTACCTGGGCGTTCTGGCCACCCGCGACCGGTTCGCCCGCCGCATGCCCGGCCGCATCGCCGGCGCCACGGTGGACAACCGCGGCCAGCGGGGCTTCGTGCTGACCATGCAGGCCCGTGAGCAGCACATCCGGCGTGAGAAGGCCACGTCCAACATCTGCACCAACCAGGCCCTGATCGCCCTCGCGGCCACCGTCTACCTGGCCCTGGTGGGCAAGGAGGGCCTCCGGGAGGTCGCCAACCTCTCGCTGCAGAAGGCGCACTACGCGGCGCAACAGATCGCCAGGCTGCCCGGTTGGCGGCTGGCCGGCGACGCGCCCTTCTTTAAGGAGTTCACCGTGCTGGCCCCCGCGGCCGCGGCGGAGGTCAGCCGTCGCCTGGTGGATCGGAAGATCCTGGGCGGCCTGGACGTGGGCGCGGACTATCCGGAGCTGCTGGGCGGCGCGGCCGGTTCCGCCGGCGGCCCGGCGGCCGCGCTGAGCTTCGCGGTCACCGAAAAGCGGACGCGGGCGGAGATCGACCGGCTCGTGGCCGCGCTCGGGGAGGTGAAGTAG
- the gcvH gene encoding glycine cleavage system protein GcvH, with product MANVPADLKYSKEHEWIRVEGNIGIVGITWFAQDQLGDVVFVELPEVGRELKQNEQFGVVESVKTVSDLYCPASGKVVEVNTKLESSPELINQDPYGEGWILKLELSNPAELDNLLDAAAYDAFTKEG from the coding sequence ATGGCGAACGTACCGGCGGATCTCAAGTACTCGAAGGAGCACGAGTGGATCAGGGTCGAAGGCAACATCGGCATCGTGGGCATCACCTGGTTCGCCCAGGATCAGTTGGGCGACGTGGTCTTCGTCGAGCTGCCTGAGGTGGGGCGTGAACTGAAGCAGAACGAGCAGTTCGGCGTGGTGGAGTCGGTCAAGACCGTTTCGGACCTGTACTGCCCGGCCTCCGGCAAGGTGGTGGAGGTCAACACGAAGCTGGAGAGCTCGCCGGAGCTGATCAACCAGGACCCCTACGGCGAGGGCTGGATTCTGAAGCTGGAGCTCTCGAACCCGGCCGAACTGGACAACCTGCTGGATGCGGCGGCTTACGACGCGTTTACCAAGGAGGGCTAA
- the gcvT gene encoding glycine cleavage system aminomethyltransferase GcvT, whose protein sequence is MNESLKRTPLYELHLKLGARMVPFGGWEMPVQYSSVIEEHRAVREAAGLFDVSHMGEFEVRGPQALDLIQLVSTNDAAKLAVGRVQYALMCYENGTVVDDILIYRLDEHRYWLVVNAGNTQKDWEWINTARERAGLHNLELIDRSAEIALLALQGPKAEEILQPLATGVVLSQLEPFSLAKNVTVSGVPTLVLSRTGYTGEDGFEIYVKAEDVAALWEALLEAGDEQGLLPCGLGARDTLRFEAKLPLYGHEISDQHNPLEAGLGFAVKLKKGVDFIGRDALARIKEQGPTRKLVGIEMIDRGVPRQGYPVAVGGEVVGEVTTGSFSPTLEKNIALAYVPVAHSAVGTEVEVIIRGRALKARVVETPFYRSPHRR, encoded by the coding sequence GTGAACGAGTCGCTGAAACGGACGCCCCTGTACGAGCTGCATCTGAAGCTGGGCGCCCGCATGGTGCCCTTCGGCGGCTGGGAGATGCCCGTGCAGTACTCCAGCGTCATCGAGGAGCACCGGGCCGTGCGTGAGGCGGCGGGCCTCTTCGACGTGTCGCACATGGGCGAGTTTGAGGTGAGGGGGCCCCAGGCCCTGGACCTCATCCAGCTGGTGAGCACCAACGACGCCGCCAAACTGGCGGTCGGGCGGGTTCAGTACGCGCTGATGTGCTACGAGAACGGCACCGTGGTCGACGACATCCTCATCTACCGGCTGGACGAGCACCGCTACTGGCTGGTGGTCAACGCCGGGAACACCCAGAAGGACTGGGAATGGATCAACACCGCCCGGGAGCGGGCCGGCCTGCACAACCTGGAGCTCATCGACCGGTCGGCGGAGATCGCCCTGCTGGCCCTGCAGGGGCCGAAGGCGGAGGAGATCCTGCAGCCGCTCGCGACCGGCGTCGTGCTGTCGCAGCTGGAGCCCTTCAGCCTGGCGAAGAACGTCACGGTATCCGGGGTGCCGACCCTGGTGCTCTCCCGCACGGGGTACACCGGCGAGGACGGCTTCGAGATCTACGTGAAGGCCGAAGACGTCGCCGCCCTCTGGGAGGCCTTGCTGGAGGCGGGCGACGAGCAGGGGCTCCTGCCCTGCGGCCTCGGCGCCCGGGACACCCTGCGGTTCGAGGCGAAGCTGCCCCTTTACGGCCACGAGATCAGCGACCAGCACAACCCGCTGGAGGCGGGGCTGGGCTTCGCCGTCAAGCTGAAGAAGGGCGTGGACTTCATCGGCCGGGACGCCCTGGCCAGGATCAAAGAGCAGGGGCCGACCCGGAAGCTGGTGGGCATCGAGATGATCGACCGGGGCGTGCCCCGGCAGGGTTACCCCGTCGCCGTGGGGGGCGAGGTGGTCGGCGAGGTGACCACGGGAAGCTTCTCGCCCACGCTGGAGAAGAACATTGCATTGGCCTACGTGCCCGTCGCCCACAGCGCCGTGGGCACCGAGGTGGAGGTCATCATCCGGGGCCGGGCGCTGAAGGCGCGGGTCGTGGAGACCCCCTTCTACCGGTCGCCGCACAGACGATAA
- a CDS encoding DUF192 domain-containing protein, giving the protein MIVRNLTRGLVLGDRIRRADTFRLRLLGLMFRPGLEPGEGLWLEPCCQVHTHFMRFPLDLLFLDAEGRVLRALASFPPRRISPAVPGARAVLELPAGAMGETRPGDLVRAFP; this is encoded by the coding sequence GTGATCGTGCGCAACCTTACGCGCGGCCTTGTCCTGGGCGACCGGATCCGCCGGGCCGACACCTTCCGGCTGCGCCTGCTCGGCCTCATGTTCCGCCCGGGGCTGGAGCCGGGCGAGGGGCTCTGGCTGGAGCCCTGCTGCCAGGTGCACACCCACTTCATGCGGTTCCCCCTGGACCTGCTCTTCCTGGACGCGGAAGGGCGGGTCCTGCGCGCGCTGGCGTCCTTTCCCCCGCGGCGCATCAGTCCGGCCGTTCCCGGAGCCCGGGCCGTGCTGGAACTCCCGGCCGGGGCGATGGGGGAGACCCGGCCGGGGGACCTGGTGAGGGCTTTCCCATAG
- a CDS encoding histidine phosphatase family protein — protein MTCTLFLVRHGATAANAEGRYVGWEEHPLSADGLAQAEAAARYLSRFRLTGMRTSDLMRCRQTAERIGRATGLTPAPDPRLRELNFGRFSGLTYEEIARQWPEELAAWLADPEHAPPPGGESLASLRSRALAALPRQDGAVVVTHGGVIRTVLAHLTGRGLWDWRVPPGAVVLLRWDGERAVDEPRVWRPEAGE, from the coding sequence GTGACCTGCACCCTCTTCCTGGTGCGCCACGGCGCGACGGCTGCCAACGCGGAAGGGCGGTACGTCGGCTGGGAGGAGCACCCGCTCAGCGCAGACGGGCTCGCTCAGGCGGAAGCGGCTGCGCGTTACCTGAGCCGGTTTCGGCTCACCGGCATGCGCACCAGCGACCTCATGCGGTGCCGCCAGACCGCCGAGCGGATCGGGAGGGCCACGGGGCTCACGCCCGCGCCCGACCCAAGGCTGCGGGAACTGAACTTCGGGCGCTTCTCCGGCCTGACGTACGAGGAGATCGCCCGGCAGTGGCCCGAGGAGCTCGCCGCCTGGCTGGCCGACCCGGAACACGCGCCGCCCCCGGGCGGGGAGAGCCTGGCGTCGCTGCGGAGCCGGGCCCTGGCCGCCCTGCCCCGGCAGGACGGGGCCGTCGTGGTCACACACGGCGGTGTGATCCGCACGGTGCTTGCCCACCTGACCGGCAGGGGACTCTGGGACTGGCGGGTTCCTCCCGGCGCCGTGGTCCTGCTCCGGTGGGACGGCGAGCGGGCCGTGGATGAGCCGCGGGTCTGGCGGCCGGAAGCGGGGGAATGA
- the cobD gene encoding threonine-phosphate decarboxylase CobD has protein sequence MMTLHGGDLAVARARWGEPPGGFCDFSANINPLGPPAGAVAAAQAALAGIAHYPEPFARRLRAALARRHQVDESMVLVGNGAAEVLYLLLRLASGFRVALPEPGFAEYARAARAAGAELLPVAHDRTDPPPQLGRGDWWIICNPHNPTGHLFTPEQLLRAAERTEATLLIDEAFIDLTAAGEAGSVIARVPHRCNLVVVRSLTKFFALPGLRVGYAVAPRWMVAELDAARDPWSVNSLAQAAALAALSDEAYAARTRHWVAVERAYLAEQLASLPGFIVYPPSANFVLVRAPLPAHEIQRRLGPRGVLIRDCRSFAGLTEHHMRLAVRTRPENRRLIALLRSILEEEAP, from the coding sequence ATGATGACCCTGCACGGCGGCGACCTGGCTGTGGCGCGGGCCCGCTGGGGCGAGCCGCCAGGGGGTTTCTGCGACTTCAGCGCCAACATCAACCCGCTGGGCCCGCCCGCGGGCGCGGTGGCCGCGGCGCAGGCGGCCCTAGCCGGAATCGCGCACTACCCCGAGCCATTCGCCCGCCGGCTGCGGGCCGCCCTGGCCCGGCGTCACCAGGTGGACGAGTCGATGGTGCTGGTGGGAAACGGCGCGGCGGAGGTGCTGTACCTGCTGCTCCGCCTGGCGTCAGGCTTCCGGGTGGCACTGCCCGAACCCGGCTTTGCGGAGTACGCGCGCGCCGCCCGGGCTGCAGGGGCCGAGCTGCTGCCCGTCGCGCACGACCGCACCGATCCGCCGCCCCAGCTGGGGCGGGGGGACTGGTGGATCATCTGCAACCCCCACAATCCCACCGGCCACCTGTTCACGCCGGAGCAGCTCCTGCGGGCGGCGGAGCGGACGGAGGCGACCCTGCTCATCGACGAGGCCTTCATCGACCTCACAGCCGCGGGCGAGGCCGGCTCCGTGATCGCCCGTGTGCCCCACCGCTGCAACCTGGTCGTGGTGCGGTCGCTCACGAAGTTTTTCGCCCTGCCCGGACTGCGGGTCGGGTATGCGGTGGCCCCGCGCTGGATGGTGGCCGAGTTGGACGCGGCGCGCGACCCCTGGAGCGTGAACAGTCTGGCGCAGGCCGCTGCGCTCGCGGCCCTGAGCGATGAGGCCTACGCCGCCCGCACCCGGCACTGGGTGGCCGTGGAACGGGCCTATCTCGCCGAGCAGCTGGCGAGCCTGCCGGGGTTTATCGTCTATCCGCCATCTGCCAACTTCGTGCTGGTGCGGGCGCCGCTGCCCGCCCACGAGATCCAGCGGCGGCTGGGACCCCGGGGTGTGCTGATACGCGACTGCCGCTCCTTTGCCGGGCTGACGGAGCATCACATGCGGCTTGCTGTGCGCACCCGGCCAGAGAACCGGCGGCTGATCGCCCTGCTGCGCAGCATCCTGGAGGAGGAGGCGCCGTGA